Below is a genomic region from Lemur catta isolate mLemCat1 chromosome 15, mLemCat1.pri, whole genome shotgun sequence.
CCTGCGGCCCAGagcttgggggggggggtgccctCAGCCCCCATTTACATGCACCTCCCATTCTCCTAGAAAGAAACccaaaaaagaaagcagacagaGACCTCAGGACAGAGGAGAAAAATCCCAAGTGTTCACACAGTTACACGGAGTCTTTATGGCAAAGAGAACATTTAGCAGCTTTGAATATTGGGGCATCTCCTTTTTTACTCAACACAAGCATTCTAGACCCTATAAGTGAAACAGGGCACAAGCCCTAAAAAAATCAAAGCGCAAGAAATTCTAAGAGGACTAGATTTTTTGTAGTTGCTGGGTTTTGTAGTTTTTGTGTTTTCCCAGTTACAAGCCCAGTTGTTGGTAGGCAGAGGCCTGAGGGAAGGGTCACTCCCTAGTGTTGTGCTGAATACTGCCTGGAGGGTGGTGCACTGGCTTCTCCCTCCATCCCATCCCCCTGCCTCACGGAAGCTCCCAGAGGAGGAAGGCCACAGGCCCAGTACCCGGAGCACTGccagcaccacacccagctacatCAGAGCTACAGGCAGCCGAGAGGGTGAGAGGTGCTGGATGGGACACGGACACGGGATGACAGGAAGAGTACAGCATTCACATGCAGGCTCTGATGGAGACAGTGGGAGCCTCAGCTCAGGGGTGGCTGGAGCATGGAGGGAGATGGCAGTGGCAAGGCAGTGACATGCGTAGTGTTGGGGCCGCTGCAACATGGGGCCTCGTGACCACTTCCTGTACACTCTATCCTTTGACCCTAAACCTCCAAGCCAGTGCCGAGTACCAGTGGTTCCCATTAGATTGAAACATTACAGGCGACAATATCCAAGAGCTCCCCTTCAGGGATGCCAAAGTGCAAGGAGCAGAAAGTTAACAAGCCCCTCCCCGAACCCACCCTGTGTCTGTGTACCCCCCTGGGGTGAAATGGGGTTTATCACACCAGTAACCTAGGCCCACCCGAGTCATTCAAACCTGCTGCCTGGAATCCTGGCCAAAGCCAACTTTAACCTTCCCTTTGGTTTTCTTCCCGCTTTGATTTTTTTGgggatttccttccttctgtctttccttccttcctggaatGAGACTTTCTCCTACTTTCCTCTCCTCTCACAGGTCCCCCCTTCCCCTTTGTGGGCCTTCGCTCTGCACAGCTTTTCCACCTCCAGCAATGCTGGCACCACCCTTGCCTCACAGGAAAGGGGTAGGGTGAGGACCCTGTCCACCCAAATGGGCTGGCCctttccaccccaccccagtggGGGAGTCGAGCCAGACAGCGCCTGCGCCCGCCTCTTCCTGTACACTGACCCGCAGTCATCCCATCTGAGAAGATAGTGGATAAGAAGGCATTAATGTCCCCACTGTAGGTCCAGGTCCAGGCCCAGCCCTTCTCCAGTTTCGGTCTTGGTGAACGTCAaccccccttcctccccaggctCACTTTCTCCGGTCCTTTGGCTTCCTCTCCTGCCGCCGGGCCTGTTGGTCGGCCATCGTGCGGGGGATAAGGAGGACACTGCCATCCCCAGCGTACTGGAGCGCATACTGACTGGGCGAGTAGGGTCGCCCGTTCTCATCCCGCAGCCGCCCAAACACCTCCTGGTACAGGCTCTGGACCTTCTGCTTCATCTGCCGCAGGGACCGCAGGAACTCCACCTTCTCCCGCAGCAGCCGGGCCTTATCGCGCTGCAGGTCTTCCACGTCGCGCTCCAGGTTCAGGATGGTGTCCAGCTTGCGCTTGCGGCAGTTCTGCGCCGCCATCTTGTTCTTGCCCCGGCGCCGGATGTCCCGGATGAGGCTCAGCTGGGCCTCGCTCAGCTGGTATTTGGACAGCAGCTCATTGAACTCCTCCACAGGCAGGTTGATGATTTTGTCATTGGTGAAGGGGATCTTCATGGCTCGGGCTCGGTGCTCATCCCGGCTCATCTGCTTGTCCAGGAAGTCGGCCTGCTTCTCCTTGCTGCCCTTCTTGAGGGCGCTGGGTGGCGGCAGGTCGGCGGAGTCGAGCGCGCTGGGCGCCATGTTGTACGTGTGGTTGTGGCCCACGTGCTCCAAGTAGGGCAGGCAGGAGAGCTGCGACGGATCCTGGTAGCTCATGCGGCAGAACTTGGAATACTCAGGCTGGTAGCCCACAGCACCCTCGGCCTCTTCCAGATCCAAGGTCTCAGAGTCAGAGCTGTAGCCAACGGCACCTTCCTCGGAAAAGGAGGAAGACGCAGAGGAAGACgcggaggaagaggaggaggaagaggaggaagaggaagaagagctgCCTTCAGAGCTGCTCAGGGAGGAAGGGCTATGGCTGGAGTCCAATGAGAGGCCTGAGTCAGAGTCAAACTCCTCCTCGAGCTGGGAGGCCTGCACAGGATTAAAGCCTTCTTCAATGGCCAGGTCCATTAGGCTGATCTCATCCAGCATGGCTTCGTCTAACAGACCCCCCAGCGGGTCAGGCAGCTCGGGGCCTGCTGTGTCATTGGCTGTGCCGTTGAGCTGGGGTGGAAAGAAGAATCCTGCCAGGTTGGTGGAGCCAAAGGTGGAATTGAGGCTGGTGGAATTGCTGGGGACCAGTGGGAGCAGTGTGGAGCTGCCAGCCACAGGCAGGCTTTCCACCTCAGGGCTGAAGAGTGAGAAGTCCTGGCTGCAGCCCCCCAGAGATGCCTGATGCAGGCTGACATTCTGATTGATGGGGGTGTTGGGGGCAAGGCTGTAGTTGGTGCTCAGTGGGTCTCCAGGAGGGGCATTGTAAAGGATTTCACTTGCTGACGTATTCACTTCCATGgcctgggaggggagaagaaCACCACTCTTCACTAGGAGCAGACCCCTGCCCTGGTGCTCACACACTGCAGGGACCCAACAGAGGCACAGACAGCTGCACGGGTATAAAGGCAACAGATGGAAACCAAAGCCCACAGTGTCACCTCCTGGCCCTGCTTGGTCCATCAGGCCTGGCAGAGATGGGTTCCTTCGTGTGGGCTCCACCCCAATGCAGGACTGACCAGCTCTTGGTCATGTCTGGCCAGACTCCCCTATcttggagggagaggaagaaaacactaacactatctcgTTATTGCAAAACCTAGCCACACCACTTGCTGCGTGACCATGGGCACAtcgtttaacctctctgagcttcaatttcctcaccttTGCAATAATAAAGGGCTAATCAGATGATTGTGAGGGCCAAGTGAGACGACGAAAGCTGTAAAGCACTATGTGAGTGTCAGGTATCATTAACTTGGAACCATGGAAGCACCCAGCCTCGTGACTATCTGcctgaaggaaaggaagaaggtaCGCCTAGGAGACAGGCCCTACTTTGGAAGGCTCAGTCCTGGGCTTTATTTAACCCAAACCCCATTCCTGACTCCACTCCCCACTGCCCCAAGGAGACATCTTCTCAGTGTCCCCACCTTCCTATGGCTCAGACAGAGAAAGTATTACTCCTTTCTCgccccagagaaagaaaagcaactgaGTGCTAAGATACCGTATGCAAAATCCGATAGGTTTGTGCCCTGTCCTACCTGCATTTCCATGATGGACATGAGATCTTGCCACTGCTGTTCCAAATCAAATGGTGACTCTGTCCCCGTCAGGAGAGGAGACAAGAGGTTGTTTTGAAGAACTGGGGGCTCACTCTCACTAGGCACTGCTTCTGTTATGCTGGAAATGTCTGCTGGAAACTAGGGCAAAACACAGAGGCTTTAACGGGGAGAAGGAAAGACCACCTTGTGCTTTCCTCCCAGAGACTGCCACCTAGAGtctgcttctgtttcttccttcctctgcattTACCCCCAGCAGCCAGGACAAGGCCAGAACCAAGAGCTGGCCGGCCCCTCAGCCTTGGAGGGACACACCAGGTGCAGGCTGCCCTGCTCACTTGGTGGTCTCTCTCTGGAGTCCTGCTCACCTCAGCATTCTCCCCAAAGGGGCAGGTGGCCTCCAGCAGCCTAAGGCACTCTTCCAGGGACAGGGCCGTCTGGTCCTCCCCACCAGGCACCTGTGGCAATAGCAACCGTAAGTCTGACTGACCTGGGCCTTGGGTGCCTGGGGCTGAAGCCTCTTCCCCAGCATGGCTGCAGGTCTGCAGTCTCCCTCCCATTCCCCTAATCCCAAACTCCCAGAGACAACAGAAAGGAGAGTGGAAGAGTCCTGAAGCTAGGAGAAAGATGCTAGATGCTTCCCCGCTCTGCGTTGTCTGTTGCCAAGACCCTCTGTGCTTGCTGCTTGTCCACTCTCCACTCCTCAGCTCAGCCACCATGACTTATAGACCCCAACCCAATAGAACCCAAAACAGAAATTCAAATCCACTCCCCTGTAGACACAACCTGCCTTTTCTAAGGGAAGTTTCTGAAAAACTGAAGCCTGGTTTGTGAGTTTCAgggaacaggaaggagaaaagagccCAGCAGGCAGAGGTGGCAGTACCTGTGCAGGGAAGCTCTCCCCGGTCTCTCCATCCACTAGCAGGTTTCGTGCCAGAGCTTCGGCTCCCTCACCGGCCCAGGTGTCCTGCTCGCCTCCATCTTGCAGCTCCTTATCCACATCCTGCTCCTTTTGGCGCTGACTATAGTCAAAAACCTCACGCCCAGCCCCCAGGTCAATATCCTGTCGCCAAAGGATGTCAATCAGATCTATGTCCTGAAAGACAGATCACCATGACTTTAGCTTTTgggtccccaggcccctccctatCCTGCCCCTCTGAGGTCCCTCCTAGTGTCACTCCAGTTAGTCCTGGGTGatgcccctcccagccctgcactCTGCCAGCCTTTACCCCCTGCCCTTCTGCACCAGCAAGCCTCCATTCATCCATTTCCAGACACTACCCCTTCCCCCAAAAAGAGCCACTAGCGAAAACCATTAGCATGGCTACCACCACAAAGGTCTAAAGGCTTGTGATCCACACTAGAGACACACCCAGGCCACAAGGCAGGGCTGCCTCACTCCTACATAAGAAGGGGGGAAATCAGGAGACACTTCTCATTCTGGGAATGGGAACCCCTTAAAACTTGGTTTGTAGGAAGCTGGCCAGGTAAGGCAAAGGCGATCTGTCATGCAGAATTGCTTAGCAGTGGCCAGGCTTGCATCAGCCTGTGGTGCCATTTCATTTGCAtaaaggggtggggtggggtgggctggagaGGAAAATCCCTGCATTTCCAACCACCTGATGCAACCAATGACAACGACATGCTCTACAGCCCTTGCTACAGccattcccccttccccagctgACAGCAGGAGTAAGGCTGACCGTACACAACTCCCAAAGTCCAGGTTCACCTCAAGATCCACCCCTGCCAGAATTCCCACTCTCAGCTGATCCTCGCAAGCTGCCTCCACCCCAGGGGAGCCTCAGGCAGTCAGGTGACCCCACTGGGcatcccacccctgcccaggccaGCCCCACTGTGTCCCTTCCTTACCACACCCCAGGACTCACCAATTCCCCATCAGCCAGCATACTCAAGGACACAACCCCCATCACTGCTCAGCTATGACTGCCACCCTGAGCACCAAAATGCCTCCCTCCTGCTCTACCCTGGTAGCTCCTGAACATTCCTGCACCAACTGCCACCCCATTGCCACCAGCATAGAACCCCAATAAATAGAGCCATTTGGGCTTCCTATACATGCCGCCCCCTGTGGCTGAGCCCTCCCTACAAGTCTGAAGAAACCCTAAAGTGTTGCCTTCCATTCAGGtttaaaaagcaaacactttCCAGAAAGCGATACCCTTAGATCAGACCCGCCTTCCTGGCCCTAAGCAGGTATCCCTTTCCCACCATAACCCTCCCGATCCTAAGACCTCCCAGACGTACCACTCCCTTTAGTCTCCCCACATACACCAACCTGAACAGAAGCCCTGGACCCAGGAGCAGAAGGGGGCTGGGCCACCTGGTGACCAGCCAGCAAAGAGTTAAGGGGCCGGCTGCCTTTGGCATGGCCCCCACCACTGTGAGAGCTGCGGTCCAGGCGGGTCATGGTCTGCGAGATGAGCCCCAGGGCAGCCGGTGCCGGGAAGCCGGACAGGGGGCTGCAAGGAGCT
It encodes:
- the NFE2L1 gene encoding endoplasmic reticulum membrane sensor NFE2L1 isoform X2 — its product is MLSLKKYLTEGLLQFTILLSLIGVRVDVDTYLTSQLPPLREIILGPSSAYTQTQFHNLRNTLDGYGIHPKSIDLDNYFTARRLLSQVRALDRFQVPTTEVNAWLVHRDPEGSVSGTQPSSGLTLESSSGLQDVTGPDNGVRESETEQGFSEDLEDLGAVAPPVSGDLTKEDIDLIDILWRQDIDLGAGREVFDYSQRQKEQDVDKELQDGGEQDTWAGEGAEALARNLLVDGETGESFPAQFPADISSITEAVPSESEPPVLQNNLLSPLLTGTESPFDLEQQWQDLMSIMEMQAMEVNTSASEILYNAPPGDPLSTNYSLAPNTPINQNVSLHQASLGGCSQDFSLFSPEVESLPVAGSSTLLPLVPSNSTSLNSTFGSTNLAGFFFPPQLNGTANDTAGPELPDPLGGLLDEAMLDEISLMDLAIEEGFNPVQASQLEEEFDSDSGLSLDSSHSPSSLSSSEGSSSSSSSSSSSSSSASSSASSSFSEEGAVGYSSDSETLDLEEAEGAVGYQPEYSKFCRMSYQDPSQLSCLPYLEHVGHNHTYNMAPSALDSADLPPPSALKKGSKEKQADFLDKQMSRDEHRARAMKIPFTNDKIINLPVEEFNELLSKYQLSEAQLSLIRDIRRRGKNKMAAQNCRKRKLDTILNLERDVEDLQRDKARLLREKVEFLRSLRQMKQKVQSLYQEVFGRLRDENGRPYSPSQYALQYAGDGSVLLIPRTMADQQARRQERKPKDRRK
- the NFE2L1 gene encoding endoplasmic reticulum membrane sensor NFE2L1 isoform X1; the encoded protein is MLSLKKYLTEGLLQFTILLSLIGVRVDVDTYLTSQLPPLREIILGPSSAYTQTQFHNLRNTLDGYGIHPKSIDLDNYFTARRLLSQVRALDRFQVPTTEVNAWLVHRDPEGSVSGTQPSSGLTLESSSGLQDVTGPDNGVRESETEQGFSEDLEDLGAVAPPVSGDLTKEDIDLIDILWRQDIDLGAGREVFDYSQRQKEQDVDKELQDGGEQDTWAGEGAEALARNLLVDGETGESFPAQVPGGEDQTALSLEECLRLLEATCPFGENAEFPADISSITEAVPSESEPPVLQNNLLSPLLTGTESPFDLEQQWQDLMSIMEMQAMEVNTSASEILYNAPPGDPLSTNYSLAPNTPINQNVSLHQASLGGCSQDFSLFSPEVESLPVAGSSTLLPLVPSNSTSLNSTFGSTNLAGFFFPPQLNGTANDTAGPELPDPLGGLLDEAMLDEISLMDLAIEEGFNPVQASQLEEEFDSDSGLSLDSSHSPSSLSSSEGSSSSSSSSSSSSSSASSSASSSFSEEGAVGYSSDSETLDLEEAEGAVGYQPEYSKFCRMSYQDPSQLSCLPYLEHVGHNHTYNMAPSALDSADLPPPSALKKGSKEKQADFLDKQMSRDEHRARAMKIPFTNDKIINLPVEEFNELLSKYQLSEAQLSLIRDIRRRGKNKMAAQNCRKRKLDTILNLERDVEDLQRDKARLLREKVEFLRSLRQMKQKVQSLYQEVFGRLRDENGRPYSPSQYALQYAGDGSVLLIPRTMADQQARRQERKPKDRRK